In one window of Spartinivicinus marinus DNA:
- the ettA gene encoding energy-dependent translational throttle protein EttA — protein MAQYVYTMNRVGKVVPPKREILKDISLSFFPGAKIGVLGLNGAGKSTLLKIMAGIDTEIEGDARPQPGINVGYLPQEPQLDPEKNVKEIVEEAVSEIKEAQQRLDEVYAAYAEPDADFDALAAEQARLENIIQSADAHNLERKLEVAADALRLPPWDAQVKNLSGGEKRRVALCRLLLSNPDMLLLDEPTNHLDAESVGWMERFLHEYPGTVVAVTHDRYFLDNVAGWILELDRGHGIPFEGNYTHWLETKEQRLAIEEKQQQAKDKAIKHELEWVRSNAKGRQAKSKARLARFEEMNSQDFQSRNETNEIYIPPGPRLGEKVIEFNGVSKAFGDKLLFENLSFAIPKGAIVGIIGGNGAGKSTLFKLISGQEQPDSGEVTIGETVELAFVDQSRDSLDGSKTVWEEISEGQDMIRIGSYEVPSRSYVGRFNFKGSDQQKFVKDLSGGERGRLHLANTLKKGANVLLLDEPSNDLDVETLRALEEALLAFPGCAVVISHDRWFLDRIATHILAYEGDSTVTFFEGNYTEYEADRKKRLGDNAQPKRVKYKRLA, from the coding sequence ATGGCTCAATACGTTTATACTATGAACCGAGTGGGGAAAGTGGTTCCCCCCAAACGTGAAATTTTAAAAGACATTTCTCTCTCCTTTTTTCCTGGCGCCAAAATTGGTGTTTTAGGCTTAAATGGTGCAGGGAAGTCTACCCTGCTAAAAATCATGGCAGGGATCGATACCGAAATAGAAGGTGACGCTCGCCCACAGCCTGGCATCAACGTAGGTTACCTGCCACAGGAACCCCAGCTAGATCCAGAGAAAAATGTAAAAGAAATTGTTGAAGAAGCCGTTTCTGAAATTAAAGAAGCCCAGCAACGTCTTGATGAAGTCTACGCCGCTTATGCCGAACCTGATGCAGATTTTGACGCATTAGCAGCCGAACAAGCTCGTCTGGAAAATATTATTCAATCCGCCGATGCCCATAACCTGGAGCGCAAACTGGAAGTCGCGGCTGATGCACTTCGTTTACCGCCTTGGGATGCTCAAGTGAAAAACCTATCAGGTGGTGAAAAACGCCGGGTAGCTTTATGCCGTTTATTATTATCTAACCCAGACATGCTGCTACTAGACGAGCCAACTAACCACTTGGATGCAGAAAGCGTGGGCTGGATGGAACGCTTCCTTCATGAATACCCAGGTACTGTCGTCGCGGTTACCCACGATCGTTATTTCCTTGATAACGTTGCTGGTTGGATTCTTGAGCTTGACCGTGGCCACGGTATTCCATTTGAGGGTAATTACACCCATTGGCTGGAAACCAAAGAACAACGTTTAGCCATTGAAGAAAAGCAGCAACAAGCAAAAGACAAAGCTATCAAGCATGAGTTAGAGTGGGTTCGCTCTAACGCCAAGGGCCGCCAGGCGAAAAGCAAAGCCCGTCTTGCTCGCTTTGAAGAAATGAACTCACAAGACTTTCAAAGCCGTAACGAAACTAACGAAATTTACATTCCACCGGGTCCACGTTTAGGTGAAAAAGTCATTGAGTTTAATGGCGTCAGCAAAGCCTTCGGTGACAAGCTACTCTTTGAAAACCTATCTTTTGCTATTCCCAAAGGAGCCATCGTCGGTATCATCGGTGGTAACGGTGCGGGTAAATCCACTTTATTCAAACTTATTTCAGGTCAAGAGCAGCCTGATAGTGGTGAAGTGACTATTGGTGAAACCGTAGAACTGGCTTTTGTTGATCAAAGCAGAGATAGCTTGGATGGCAGCAAAACGGTTTGGGAAGAAATTTCCGAAGGCCAAGATATGATCCGTATCGGTAGTTACGAAGTACCATCTCGGTCTTATGTGGGCCGCTTTAACTTTAAAGGCTCCGATCAACAAAAATTCGTTAAAGATTTATCCGGTGGTGAGCGCGGCCGTTTACACCTGGCAAACACCCTGAAAAAAGGTGCCAACGTATTATTACTGGATGAGCCTTCAAACGACCTGGACGTAGAAACCTTACGTGCATTGGAAGAAGCCTTACTGGCCTTCCCAGGCTGTGCGGTAGTAATTTCCCACGATCGTTGGTTCTTAGACCGGATTGCTACTCACATTTTGGCATACGAAGGCGACTCAACCGTAACCTTCTTCGAAGGCAACTACACCGAGTACGAAGCCGACAGGAAAAAGCGTCTGGGCGATAATGCTCAACCGAAACGGGTGAAATACAAGCGATTGGCTTAA
- a CDS encoding YgdI/YgdR family lipoprotein: MKKVLLSLSLVILAGCANPKIIQMKDGSTIETTDNVFFDEETEFYWYINSKGRKKSINKDEVISIEDM; this comes from the coding sequence ATGAAAAAAGTATTGCTATCTTTAAGTTTGGTTATTTTAGCTGGTTGCGCTAACCCCAAAATAATTCAGATGAAAGATGGATCAACAATTGAAACAACAGACAATGTCTTTTTTGACGAGGAGACAGAGTTCTATTGGTATATCAATAGTAAAGGAAGAAAAAAATCTATTAATAAAGATGAAGTTATTAGTATTGAAGATATGTAA
- a CDS encoding substrate-binding periplasmic protein: MRLLTALFIVLLSFSAVAEEANLLEITTGEYPPWSAKDYKHGGFVHHMITEAFQREGYKVDYTYHIWARNYKEGQKGKYHATAFWYHSEERAKSFYYSDALYSEDVVFFHLKTTAFTTWKTLKDLEGYRIGATRGYTYTPEFWKAQETGTLNIIVNKSDKINFKMLLRKRVDLFLMATVAGYSLLQKEFSAPQAQTLTYHHTPLFSSTAHLLFPKTREDAQPLLKAFNKGLQAIKQDGFYDKYYDLLLEGYYENP, from the coding sequence ATGAGGCTGCTAACTGCTCTTTTTATCGTTTTACTTAGTTTCTCTGCTGTTGCAGAAGAAGCAAATTTATTAGAAATCACCACTGGCGAATACCCTCCCTGGTCAGCTAAAGATTACAAGCATGGCGGATTTGTTCACCACATGATTACAGAAGCCTTTCAACGAGAAGGCTACAAAGTGGATTACACATACCACATATGGGCAAGAAATTATAAAGAAGGACAAAAAGGGAAATACCATGCTACCGCATTTTGGTACCACTCTGAAGAAAGAGCGAAATCCTTTTATTACAGCGACGCGCTATATTCTGAGGATGTGGTTTTTTTCCATTTAAAAACCACTGCTTTTACAACATGGAAAACCCTGAAAGATTTAGAAGGATACCGAATTGGTGCCACCAGAGGCTACACCTACACGCCAGAGTTTTGGAAAGCTCAAGAGACTGGCACATTAAATATAATTGTTAATAAGTCAGATAAAATTAATTTCAAAATGCTGTTAAGAAAAAGAGTTGATCTTTTCTTAATGGCTACAGTTGCCGGCTATAGTCTTTTACAAAAAGAATTCTCTGCCCCCCAAGCTCAAACCTTAACCTACCACCACACCCCTTTATTTAGCAGCACTGCCCATTTATTATTTCCAAAAACAAGAGAAGATGCACAGCCTTTACTTAAAGCTTTTAATAAAGGCTTACAGGCGATAAAACAAGATGGCTTCTACGATAAGTATTATGATTTACTTTTGGAGGGTTATTATGAAAATCCTTAA
- a CDS encoding carboxylate/amino acid/amine transporter translates to MYYLVGVTLLWAFSFSLIGVYLAGQVDAYFSVLTRIILASLVFLPFLRKQWLKPGLMLKLMGVGAVQLGMMYVFYYQSFLLLTVPEVLVFTIFTPIYVTLAYDLLAGRFSPIYLLTAGLAVLGAAVMRYDNLTQDYVLGFFVVQAANLCFALGQVGYKVIMQRESEQLPQHAVFGCFYLGALVVALVAWGVMGQPKYPESGLQWGILLWLGIVASGVGYFLWNKGATLVNAGALAIMNNALIPAGILVNLLIWNRNADILKLCLGGSFILIALLLNEYLAKRFERRGPVEA, encoded by the coding sequence ATGTATTACTTAGTAGGTGTCACTTTACTTTGGGCTTTTTCATTTAGCTTAATTGGTGTGTATCTGGCAGGCCAGGTAGATGCCTATTTTTCGGTGTTAACGAGAATCATACTTGCCAGCTTAGTGTTTTTGCCTTTTCTAAGAAAACAATGGCTAAAGCCTGGTTTAATGCTCAAGCTGATGGGGGTAGGGGCTGTGCAGTTGGGAATGATGTATGTGTTTTATTACCAGTCATTTCTCTTGTTAACCGTACCCGAAGTCCTTGTATTTACGATATTTACGCCAATTTATGTGACGCTAGCTTATGACTTGTTAGCAGGACGGTTTTCCCCCATTTACTTGTTAACGGCTGGACTGGCTGTATTGGGAGCAGCGGTAATGCGTTATGACAATTTAACCCAAGATTATGTGCTGGGCTTTTTTGTCGTTCAGGCCGCTAATCTCTGTTTTGCATTGGGGCAGGTGGGTTACAAAGTCATTATGCAGCGAGAGTCAGAACAGTTACCCCAGCATGCCGTGTTTGGTTGCTTTTATTTGGGTGCCTTAGTGGTAGCCCTGGTTGCTTGGGGTGTTATGGGGCAGCCCAAATATCCTGAGTCAGGGCTACAATGGGGAATTTTATTATGGCTAGGTATTGTCGCCTCTGGTGTTGGCTATTTTCTTTGGAATAAAGGTGCAACCCTGGTTAATGCCGGGGCACTAGCTATCATGAATAATGCGCTTATTCCTGCAGGCATTCTGGTTAACTTGCTGATTTGGAACCGAAATGCTGATATTTTGAAGCTCTGTTTAGGAGGGAGCTTTATTCTGATTGCTTTACTGTTAAATGAATACCTGGCCAAGCGGTTTGAACGTAGGGGGCCAGTAGAGGCCTAG
- a CDS encoding PilZ domain-containing protein: MAKDSSGDQERRKFSRIAFDAGTVLTQNEQDWKVSLVDISLKGILVKAPKDFDINPDKPLLAKIQLDNVLNITMALRFAHKEGDHIGFTCTQIDIDSISHLRRLTELNLGSTDLLERELCALGCD, from the coding sequence ATGGCAAAAGATTCTTCTGGTGATCAAGAAAGGCGCAAGTTTAGTCGTATTGCATTCGATGCAGGCACTGTCCTCACTCAAAACGAGCAAGATTGGAAAGTGTCACTGGTTGATATTTCCTTAAAAGGGATTCTTGTAAAAGCCCCAAAAGATTTTGATATTAATCCAGATAAACCCCTGCTAGCTAAAATTCAGCTGGATAATGTTCTCAATATTACGATGGCCCTGCGCTTTGCCCATAAAGAAGGCGATCATATAGGTTTTACTTGTACTCAAATTGATATTGACAGTATTTCCCATCTACGGCGTCTGACTGAGCTTAACCTTGGCTCAACTGATCTGTTGGAAAGAGAACTCTGCGCACTCGGCTGTGATTGA
- the ribD gene encoding bifunctional diaminohydroxyphosphoribosylaminopyrimidine deaminase/5-amino-6-(5-phosphoribosylamino)uracil reductase RibD, which produces MSTEFSAIDHAMMSRALQLAKQGLYTTRPNPRVGCVVVKEGKVIGEGWHQRAGEPHAEVHALKQAGAAAKGSTVYVTLEPCSHFGRTPPCADALVEAGAAKVIIAMLDPNPLVAGSGKKLLQQQGIDVEVGLLYGEAYQLNQGFCQRMTIKRPLVRCKLAMSIDGRTAKASGESQWITGSAARADVQQWRARSCAVITGVKTIIDDDAALTVRSEQLHIEAAKACPPPLRVVVDSQLKIPVSAKIFNGAGKVLVATTCKEPNAISRIEKLGAEVVVFNDTSTTGSVSGDNSNQRVPLDLLLNYLAEHCHCNEVMIEAGSTLAGAFTKAGLVDELIVYMAPVIMGHEAKPLLTVFDMPKMADNIALEMRDVRQIGRDWRMLIQPINKLS; this is translated from the coding sequence GTGTCAACAGAATTCTCTGCCATTGACCATGCCATGATGAGCCGTGCCTTACAGTTGGCAAAACAGGGGCTATATACAACTAGGCCGAACCCTCGGGTAGGTTGTGTGGTAGTTAAAGAGGGTAAAGTTATTGGTGAGGGCTGGCACCAGAGAGCTGGTGAACCCCATGCGGAAGTTCATGCGCTTAAACAAGCTGGAGCAGCAGCAAAAGGTAGTACTGTTTATGTCACTCTTGAACCTTGTAGCCATTTTGGTAGAACCCCACCCTGTGCTGATGCTTTAGTAGAAGCGGGTGCTGCCAAAGTCATTATTGCCATGCTTGACCCCAACCCACTGGTTGCTGGAAGTGGGAAAAAACTCTTGCAACAACAAGGAATTGATGTGGAAGTAGGATTGCTGTACGGGGAGGCTTATCAGCTTAACCAGGGGTTTTGCCAGCGTATGACTATTAAACGACCGCTAGTGCGCTGCAAGCTTGCTATGAGTATCGATGGCCGTACAGCTAAAGCCAGTGGTGAAAGTCAGTGGATTACAGGATCTGCTGCCAGAGCTGATGTGCAGCAGTGGCGTGCCAGAAGTTGTGCAGTGATAACTGGCGTCAAAACAATTATTGATGACGATGCAGCATTAACCGTTCGCTCTGAGCAGCTCCACATAGAGGCTGCAAAAGCGTGCCCACCGCCCTTGCGCGTTGTTGTCGATAGTCAGCTTAAAATACCAGTATCAGCAAAAATATTTAATGGTGCAGGTAAAGTACTGGTTGCGACGACTTGTAAAGAGCCCAATGCGATTAGTCGTATAGAAAAGCTGGGAGCAGAAGTTGTCGTATTTAATGATACAAGTACGACAGGTTCAGTAAGTGGTGATAATAGTAATCAGCGGGTGCCTTTAGATTTATTACTTAACTACTTGGCTGAGCACTGTCACTGTAATGAAGTTATGATCGAAGCTGGTTCTACCCTGGCTGGTGCATTTACTAAAGCGGGGTTGGTAGACGAACTAATAGTGTATATGGCTCCTGTTATTATGGGGCATGAGGCAAAGCCATTATTAACGGTTTTCGATATGCCCAAAATGGCGGATAATATTGCTCTTGAAATGAGAGATGTTCGCCAAATAGGTAGAGACTGGCGAATGCTGATCCAACCCATTAATAAGCTTAGTTAG
- a CDS encoding riboflavin synthase, which produces MFTGIIQAVGIIRSLSPHAGDLSLTIDTQDLRIAGVQLGDSIATNGVCLTVVKLGQQSFTADVSAESLRCSTLADLKAGDPVNLEKAMTPTTHFGGHIVSGHVDGVGTIVKHFKDARAHRFWLEAPAQLAKYIAEKGSITVDGVSLTVNEVSGSQFLLNIVPHTITNTIIKHYSQGTQVNLEVDIIARYLERLLTATDQQSESPINKAFLATHGFLK; this is translated from the coding sequence ATGTTTACAGGCATCATTCAAGCGGTTGGTATAATCCGCTCGCTTAGCCCCCATGCAGGGGACTTATCGCTTACCATTGATACTCAGGATTTAAGGATAGCAGGTGTGCAATTGGGTGATTCCATTGCGACCAATGGTGTCTGTTTGACGGTTGTAAAACTTGGCCAGCAAAGTTTTACCGCTGATGTATCAGCAGAAAGTTTACGTTGCTCCACTTTGGCAGACTTAAAAGCAGGGGACCCTGTTAATTTAGAAAAAGCCATGACTCCAACCACCCATTTTGGTGGCCATATCGTCAGTGGTCATGTTGATGGTGTTGGGACGATAGTTAAACATTTTAAAGATGCTCGAGCTCATCGGTTTTGGCTAGAAGCGCCAGCTCAACTGGCAAAATATATTGCTGAAAAAGGCTCGATAACGGTTGATGGTGTCAGCTTAACAGTCAATGAAGTTAGTGGTAGTCAGTTTTTACTTAATATTGTTCCTCATACCATTACTAACACTATTATTAAACACTATAGCCAAGGCACTCAGGTTAATCTTGAAGTGGATATTATCGCTCGGTATTTAGAGCGCTTATTAACAGCAACTGATCAGCAGTCTGAATCCCCTATAAATAAAGCATTTTTAGCCACTCATGGCTTCTTGAAGTAA
- the glyA gene encoding serine hydroxymethyltransferase: protein MFTRDMNIASFDPDLWQAMQDETCRQEEHIELIASENYASPRVMEAQGSVLTNKYAEGYPGKRYYGGCEHVDVVEELAIERAKALFKADYANVQPHSGSQANAAVYMALLKPGDTVLGMSLAHGGHLTHGAKVSFSGRIYNAVQYGLNPETGEIDYDQVEQLALEYKPKMIVGGFSAYSRVVDWARFREIADKVGAYLLVDMAHVAGLIATGVYPSPVPHAHVVTTTTHKTLGGPRGGLILAAGNDEELQKKLNFAVFPESQGGPLMHVIAAKAVCFKEAMSEEFKAYQEQVVKNAQAMCDVFLSRGIKIVSGGTDDHLFLVDLIDKEYTGKDADAALGKANITVNKNAVPNDPRSPFITSGLRIGTPAITRRGFKEADAKELAGWICDVLDNINDESVAESVKEKVKAICAKLPVYS, encoded by the coding sequence ATGTTTACACGTGATATGAATATTGCCAGTTTTGATCCAGATCTATGGCAAGCGATGCAAGACGAGACCTGTCGGCAGGAGGAGCATATCGAGCTGATAGCTTCTGAAAATTATGCCAGCCCGCGGGTAATGGAGGCGCAAGGCTCTGTGCTGACTAATAAGTATGCTGAAGGCTACCCTGGCAAGCGTTATTACGGTGGTTGTGAGCATGTTGATGTGGTTGAAGAGCTGGCTATAGAAAGAGCTAAAGCCTTATTTAAAGCAGATTATGCTAACGTTCAACCTCACTCTGGTTCCCAGGCAAATGCAGCAGTTTACATGGCTCTGTTGAAGCCAGGCGATACTGTTTTAGGAATGAGCCTAGCTCACGGTGGCCACTTAACCCACGGTGCAAAAGTAAGTTTCTCTGGTCGTATATATAATGCCGTACAGTATGGCTTAAACCCTGAAACGGGTGAAATCGACTATGATCAAGTTGAGCAGCTTGCTCTGGAATACAAGCCAAAAATGATTGTGGGCGGCTTTTCTGCTTATTCTCGTGTAGTTGACTGGGCTCGCTTCCGTGAAATTGCTGATAAGGTTGGTGCTTATCTTTTAGTGGATATGGCTCATGTGGCTGGTTTGATTGCTACAGGTGTTTACCCTTCGCCTGTTCCACATGCTCATGTAGTCACAACGACTACCCATAAAACCTTAGGTGGTCCTCGTGGTGGTTTGATTCTTGCCGCTGGCAACGATGAAGAATTACAGAAGAAATTAAACTTCGCTGTATTCCCTGAAAGCCAGGGTGGTCCTTTAATGCATGTGATCGCCGCAAAAGCGGTTTGCTTTAAAGAAGCTATGAGTGAAGAATTTAAAGCCTATCAAGAGCAAGTGGTTAAAAATGCTCAAGCTATGTGTGATGTTTTCTTGAGCAGAGGCATTAAGATTGTTTCTGGTGGTACCGATGATCACCTGTTTCTGGTTGATTTAATCGATAAGGAATATACCGGTAAGGATGCTGATGCTGCATTAGGCAAAGCAAATATCACTGTAAATAAGAATGCAGTGCCTAATGACCCGCGCTCACCCTTTATTACCAGTGGCTTAAGAATTGGTACTCCAGCAATTACTCGCAGAGGTTTTAAAGAAGCGGATGCTAAAGAGTTAGCAGGCTGGATCTGTGATGTACTGGATAACATCAATGATGAGTCAGTTGCTGAGTCTGTTAAAGAAAAGGTAAAAGCAATTTGCGCTAAATTGCCTGTTTACAGCTAA
- a CDS encoding Mut7-C RNAse domain-containing protein, producing MPLLISARAFKQQAKSIVKHWPRDSIKHATARELLAQLYGFNSHHHYINYLKHQNGLFPKINRTLVFSLYPGWIKKLAALAGINEIQAKNMIIQLWPGFLENSQLANQKMYASKIHFLGECVDLLPDSTIHFTFDDKPSIKDVIESLGLPHVEVAYITANEQSVDFTYLLKNKDTVVVHPYPHPQAIVQQLPESGPRFLLDVHLGGLLRYLRIAGFDCFYQNSDLGDQKLASIAEQQQRILLSRDIGLLKRSNVCYGRWVRNTDPLAQFIEIMAFYRLYDLVRPLTLCSKCNGEIKAVNKDTIYDQVPEGVFEFYDEFNQCQSCQQVYWKGSHYQKIQAILEKVSL from the coding sequence ATGCCCTTACTCATTTCTGCGCGTGCTTTTAAGCAGCAAGCAAAATCTATTGTTAAACACTGGCCTCGTGACTCTATTAAACATGCTACGGCAAGAGAATTACTGGCCCAACTATATGGGTTTAACAGTCACCATCACTACATTAACTACCTTAAACATCAAAATGGTCTATTTCCGAAGATAAACCGCACCCTGGTTTTTTCGTTATATCCTGGCTGGATAAAAAAGCTGGCTGCCTTAGCTGGAATTAATGAAATTCAGGCAAAAAATATGATTATTCAATTATGGCCTGGTTTTTTAGAGAACAGTCAATTGGCGAATCAAAAAATGTATGCCAGTAAAATACATTTTTTAGGTGAGTGCGTTGACTTGTTACCCGATAGCACAATCCATTTTACATTTGACGATAAGCCATCTATCAAAGATGTGATTGAGTCATTAGGCTTGCCCCATGTTGAAGTGGCTTACATAACAGCTAATGAGCAGTCTGTCGACTTTACTTATTTATTGAAAAATAAGGATACAGTTGTAGTGCATCCGTATCCTCATCCACAAGCGATTGTGCAACAACTGCCAGAGTCGGGGCCGCGTTTTCTACTTGATGTTCACTTGGGTGGGCTGCTTCGCTACTTGCGGATAGCTGGTTTTGACTGTTTCTATCAGAACAGTGATCTAGGAGATCAAAAGCTTGCATCTATTGCTGAACAGCAGCAGCGTATTCTGTTAAGCCGGGATATTGGTCTGCTAAAGCGAAGTAATGTCTGCTATGGGCGTTGGGTGAGAAATACCGATCCATTGGCTCAGTTTATTGAGATTATGGCGTTTTATCGACTTTATGATTTGGTTCGACCGTTAACCCTATGCAGCAAATGTAATGGTGAAATAAAGGCAGTCAACAAAGATACTATTTATGATCAGGTGCCTGAAGGTGTGTTTGAATTTTATGATGAGTTTAATCAATGCCAGAGTTGTCAGCAGGTGTACTGGAAAGGTAGTCATTACCAGAAGATTCAAGCAATTTTAGAAAAAGTTTCTCTTTAG
- the radA gene encoding DNA repair protein RadA, translating to MAKKAKTAFVCTECGSESSKWQGQCPDCKAWNTFTEIKLGASPASRAASANFSGFAGSRTDITLLQDVDVSEAPRFSSGISELDRVLGGGFVPGSAVLIGGHPGAGKSTILLQTLCHIAQNQPALYVSGEESLQQIAARAERLDLPKHQLKMLAETSVDQIVEVAKQEKPSIIVIDSIQVMFLEGVDSAPGGISQVRESASFLTRFAKQTNTVLLIVGHVTKDNSLAGPMTLSHIIDTQLMLSNTDDSRFRILRATKNRFGQVNELGIFAMTEKGMREIKNPSAIFLSRSEQPAPGSIINVLWEGTRPLLVEIQALVVDSQLGNPRRVTVGLDQNRIAMLLAVLTRHGGIFTSDQDVFVNVVGGVRVTETSADLASILAMVSSLKDQIIPHNVVAFGEVGLSGEIRPVSSGQERIYEAAKHGFKKAIVPAANAPKGAVADMQVIGVKTLAEALDAL from the coding sequence ATGGCTAAAAAAGCCAAAACAGCTTTTGTATGCACAGAATGTGGCAGTGAGTCTTCCAAGTGGCAAGGGCAATGCCCTGACTGCAAAGCATGGAATACTTTTACTGAAATTAAGTTAGGGGCCTCTCCAGCCAGTCGCGCAGCTTCTGCAAATTTTAGCGGATTTGCTGGTAGTCGTACTGACATAACCCTACTTCAAGATGTCGATGTTTCCGAAGCCCCTCGTTTTAGCAGTGGAATCAGTGAACTTGATCGGGTTTTAGGTGGTGGCTTTGTGCCTGGTAGCGCTGTGCTCATTGGAGGCCACCCAGGCGCAGGAAAAAGCACGATTTTATTACAAACGCTCTGTCATATAGCCCAAAACCAGCCTGCTTTATATGTATCTGGCGAAGAATCCCTGCAACAAATTGCAGCCCGTGCCGAGCGTTTAGATTTACCCAAACATCAATTAAAAATGCTCGCAGAAACCTCCGTTGACCAAATTGTTGAAGTGGCTAAACAGGAAAAGCCCAGCATTATTGTGATTGACTCGATCCAAGTAATGTTTCTTGAAGGGGTTGATTCTGCACCTGGTGGTATTTCCCAAGTTAGAGAAAGTGCTTCATTTTTAACTCGCTTTGCTAAGCAAACCAATACCGTCTTATTGATTGTGGGGCATGTGACCAAAGATAACTCTTTGGCGGGACCAATGACTCTCTCCCATATTATCGATACCCAACTGATGCTGAGTAATACTGACGACTCTCGTTTTCGAATTTTACGCGCCACTAAAAACCGATTCGGTCAGGTTAATGAGCTAGGTATTTTCGCCATGACCGAGAAAGGGATGCGAGAAATTAAAAACCCTTCGGCTATATTTTTATCTCGCTCAGAGCAGCCTGCCCCTGGCTCCATTATTAATGTTTTATGGGAAGGCACCCGACCACTCTTAGTAGAAATTCAAGCTTTAGTGGTTGACTCTCAACTCGGCAACCCAAGGCGGGTAACCGTTGGTTTGGACCAAAACCGGATTGCCATGTTATTAGCGGTACTGACTCGTCATGGGGGCATTTTCACCAGCGACCAGGACGTGTTTGTCAACGTAGTGGGTGGTGTGCGTGTGACTGAAACCAGTGCCGATTTAGCGTCTATTTTAGCCATGGTTTCCAGCTTAAAAGACCAGATAATTCCTCACAATGTAGTGGCGTTTGGTGAAGTTGGTTTATCCGGGGAAATTCGCCCTGTTTCCAGTGGCCAAGAGCGGATTTATGAAGCAGCGAAACATGGTTTTAAAAAAGCCATTGTACCTGCAGCCAATGCTCCCAAAGGGGCTGTTGCCGATATGCAAGTTATTGGTGTAAAAACCTTAGCAGAAGCACTGGATGCACTGTAA
- the nrdR gene encoding transcriptional regulator NrdR translates to MHCPFCGAHDTKVTDSRLVTEGNQVRRRRECLSCSERFTTYETVELVMPRLIKQDGSREPFDEDKLRGGMLRALEKRPVSMEQVEEAISRLKHRVRARGEREVESLLVGEMVMHELKKLDEVAYIRFASVYRQFKDLNEFREEIDRLKQDSES, encoded by the coding sequence ATGCATTGTCCGTTTTGTGGTGCGCATGACACTAAGGTCACAGACTCTCGGTTAGTAACTGAGGGTAACCAGGTAAGGCGGCGTCGTGAATGTCTGTCTTGTAGCGAGCGTTTTACGACTTATGAAACTGTTGAGCTGGTGATGCCTCGGTTGATTAAGCAAGACGGAAGTCGTGAGCCTTTCGATGAAGATAAACTGCGAGGGGGAATGCTGCGTGCTTTGGAGAAGCGCCCGGTCAGTATGGAGCAGGTAGAAGAGGCCATTAGCCGACTTAAGCACCGGGTTCGAGCCAGGGGAGAAAGAGAGGTGGAATCTTTGCTGGTTGGCGAAATGGTTATGCACGAGCTAAAAAAACTGGATGAAGTTGCTTATATTCGTTTTGCTTCCGTGTATCGGCAATTTAAGGATTTAAACGAGTTTCGTGAGGAAATTGACCGGCTAAAGCAGGACAGTGAAAGCTGA